The Vanrija pseudolonga chromosome 1, complete sequence genomic sequence AGCGACACGGTAGCTCACCACTCTGCTCGACCATGATCCACTTCCGCTTCGCATGTcccagcacgccggcgccctcAGTGGACGGGtggagctcgtcgcccagcACGTCCTGCAGCATGCGAGTCAGCTGGCCCGCGTGTGCCGAGAGGTCGACAATGGTCGCGGGGGGGACCTTGAGGTCCTGCGCGTCGTGTCAGCTGGTGATCCATACCATCGTTCGTTCACCAGCTcacctcgactcgctcgacaaTGCGgtcggccacctcgtcgcgcaggtaATCGAGAACCTCGggcccctcgacctcgcccgcgtcgacggcctcggcgatgcgcgcgaccgcgcggtcgcgctgcgccgccttaGCGCTCTCGTCGAACACGTCgtacgccgtcgtcgggggcggggtgtgCGGCGAGAGGGTGGCGTAGGTGCGGGGGGCAcgcacggccgcggcgcggaaGGCGGGAAACGCcgtcgttctcgtcgtcgctagcgttcgccgcgctgctgctgttaCTCCTCTTGCGAGCGACATTGTTTTGATGGACCTGAAGGACTGTCGGAGGAAGGTCTCGAAATCGTCCCCTTGTCATGACGACCTCCACCAGGTGACTGATGCTACCAGGCCATTTTCCACGTCATTCCTTATCACTGGCCCGAaccctccctcctccgcgccgtccCGACCTGCATCCAATCGAACAGGCCGCATTCAACGTAGACAGCGTCAACCACCACTCCTCGAGCAACAATGACCGCTTTCAACCTCAAGGTCGTGCCCCAGCCCGTGAGTCGGATAGCGGCAGGTGTGCGCGGCGCCCAGGGTACCGAGTTGgccggcagctcggcgctcggcgtggcgacCACAGGGCCGCCCGGGAGATGTCGCCGGGCATCACACACCCCGGACCGCTGCTCGCTGCACACCTGCCTATTACTGCATTACTTGACCATGCTGACCCCCACAGCACCTCGGCCGCTTCTCCGCTGCGTGCGTTGTCCGCTGTTCCCGTTTGGCGAATTCGTGCTGACCCAGTGTGTCCGTTACCTGCGTgtgccgcgctcctcgcttCCCGTgaccccgacctcgacctgcgACTCGATCCCCCTCCAcctacgacgacgcgatccTCTTGCCCCGTCTAACTGCGCCGCTCGGCCTTCTCACTCCACGACCGTTTGCCCCACAGCTTCTTCCGCCCCTTCGGCACCTCGCTCATCGGCTGGGGTAtcggcaccagcgccgctgTTGCCCTCTTCATGGGCTCGGTCCCCATCTTCCAGAAGGACGTCCTCCGGAAGTTCCCCCTTGTGCGTGGTGTTTGGGACGGGCCGAGACGCAATGGAGTACTGACGCTGGCCTTCCTTGATTCTGCACACAGCTCGACAAGTACTTTGCCGGTGAGTGGCTGCGAGGAGTGGAAACCAGGTGcacccgctcacacccccgcAGACAACACCCCCGACTCGGACAAGCCCTTCTAGATGCCTAAAACGTCTGCAATGCATACGCGTGAACACGAGTGTGGCGAGTCTGGTTACCGGCGAcagggagggagagggaggcgTGGGAACGAACGAGGCAGGGAAGGAGCGGCGTCGAttccttcctcgtcgccagccgGGGTCGCGACTCACCGCGCGAGGCGCTACGCGTCCAGCCGGCGACGCGGTCAGGAATGTAGCTGTTCTCAGCCTCACTAACGGTGTCCATGTGTTTGTTTGCGCCAGGGCAAGCCGTGGCATGTGGGGGATGGTCGTGTGTGCGAGGTAAGGGATGCCGGTCACAAGGCGGCCCGAAATGCCAGGCAGCGAGGGTCCGGCCCGTTAAGCATGACCACCTAAGCGTGCGTGAGTGCGTGCacgcagctgctgctgcggatGCGAAAGAGGGGTGCAGCATGTAGATCTTCCCACTCATGTAGGTTGGTGGGAGGGGATGACGTGAGAAGTCAATCCAagcgaggagggcgatggATGTGATTCccagccagctgctgctgccacacGTTGCCGAGGGCCTGCCGAAGGCCGAGAGCCGCCAAGTAGTCTAGAGCTGTATGCACACGCCAGTTTCGACGCCCAGCAGGAATCTCGGGGTACTGGGACAAGCAAGCTACGCTGTACGTGCCGGTGACTGGCCAGACGGAGTTCAGTTCGGCCGTATGGGCGGGGATGGTTGAGTCTGACCGACCACATGCCGCCTGCGTGCTCGTAGTCATTCACCACGACAAGACGCCTCCAAACTGTAATATAccgcgcgctggctgcgctccaacgcgccgtgccgcgccggAGCAATGCTGCGGACACGGCGCGCTTTGCCAAGAACCAAGGGCTGACTGAATAGACGGACAGGGCTGTGAGTGAGCCACACTGGTGCCTCGTTGATTCCCACAACCAGTTATTATGGCGAGTGGGGCGTATGTAAACGGACGTTTAAATGAAAAATGGGCCAGTAATAATAGACAAAGGGGGAGCCATTAGGTTGTCGACGTtgccggcagcagcagcagcagcgatcAAGCTCCAAGTAAGGTTGCAGCCGCGTATCATCATCATCCATCTGGACCCCTCCCCCCTTtgcccctcccctcccctcacACCAGGTTACGTATCACTTGTGCCATCTCGgttgtcgacctcgtcttcctctctctccctcccctGCAGCATCCCActcgcgtcgccctcgtcaacgtcgccgcgtcgccggcgtagACACACGCACAGAGACAAGGTCACACCGACGAACCCCTAACCCCCGAGACTCCACCCTTCCCTGCGCACTACACTCCTCCCAGCCGTTCGATCTCGATCCAacgccctcggcacgccgacTCGTCCATCGTCAGTCCACCAACAGCTGGTGCTATCCATACCCATCGATCTTGTCTTGCTCCATCTCACTACTCTCGACGAGATCGCATTCATCGCCAGCGGCCGGCACATATCATAGGCGGTGCCCActgcctccccctccccctccctctggcagcgccggccgactcccaaccccaccaccaccgacaccgCACTTGACCGACCATTGCCGCGCGCACACCGGACGCCGCCCACCCATGCACCTGCAATGGCGGACCGCTCATCCCCGCTGGCAAACCAGCTGCCCATAGCCggcgagccgtcgtcgtcggcgtcgtcatcGACAAGTAAGCCGCGCCGAAAGGTGCGCATGTTTGCTGCGCCCAGTCCCGAGTCTAGCACACACGACGAGCTCCCCAAGGAGCCACCAACAGGCGATGACCGTGCGTACTGCCTTAATCTTGGCTTGATCGTTCTTGGCACCGCAGTATTAGCAACTCACACTTTACAGAACCCTCATCATCAGGCCACATGCGGTCCTCGTCCTACTCGGGCCAACCTACGAACCCCCCGTCACGTATCCCCTCTCTCACTTCCTCTGCCCCAAAACTAAACCGCTCGGCGACGTACACTCGCGGTGCGGCCTCAGCCAATGCGGCGCCTCCACCGACACCGGGGCTGAGCGAGTACGAGCAGTGGAAGATCAAGTATGCtggaggcggcagcggccagcATCAGCGTACCAGCAGCTTGAGACGCAAGCCGGCCCTCCGCGACCCGTACGCCCGGTTAGATAATGACGACGCCGGGTactcgcgcggcgtggacgaCTGGCATtccgactacgacgacgacgatgacctGGACCGACCAACGCCAGTGAAGGCGCTTGTGGCCGACGCGGTGCGTTACGCGACGGGCAAGGGAGACGGACAGCTGCCAACGCCGTCCGGTGTCgttggtgtgggtgtgggacAGCCCAAGTCCCTCATTCtcacgtcgccgcccccagACGCTGCCGGGCCTGAAACGGCCGAAGGGAAGGAAAGATTGGAATGGCAGAGCATGCTCGCTAGTGTCCTAGGTGGCGACATTCTACGTGGCGAGAGCTCGCGTATCGGTGTCGAACGCCCTTCCAGCGAGTCGTTCCGCAAGGCTCTCAGCCAGAGCTTGTGGTGGCAGATTCGTGCACGCTTGCGCAACCGTTCGGAAGAAGAGGAGAAGCGGATCGTCCAGGCAAGGCGAAACAAGATTGTCGACAcggtgctcgaggagatcGACAAGTTCACCTTTGACGAGACTAGCAATGTCAGCCCCATCGACCAAGTCGCGTACATtctcgagaagctcgcgATCGTCGAGTCGCTGTATCCCCACCAGGCCGCGCTCCGCCAGGACAAGCCGCTGTATGACTCCGAGTCTTTCCAGGCTCGGATCGACGCGCTGTCTGCGTGGTATTCGGTGGTCGTCCAGTTGAAAGCACAGTTGCTCATCCTCCAGAAGTGGACCGGTACCGACGACCTCGATATCACCCGCCCCAACACCACCAAGGAGAAGGCACTCGTCGGCAAGTCTCGATACCACCCATTGGATAGTAAGGGCCTGGCGCAGGCACAAAACGACCTCGCTGCGGATGACTCAACATTCGTAGACCGTATCCTCAAGGAGGACTCGCTGAGAAGGACGTTTGAGAAGCGTGTCTTCGTTCACCAGATCGCATTGATACAGAACGCCAAACAGACGGTCATTTCTTACTCTCCAGTCTTCGCCGATCTCAAGATCCCAACATTCCAATACGAGCTCGAGCGTATCATCAGCTTCCCTGGCAGACTCATTATCGAAGCCCTCAAGACGCGTCTGAGCGCGGCAGAGAGGCTCTCAGACCCCGACCTTAtcatcatcgacgacatggcAGAAAGCCTGCGAACATCAGTGGCGCTCGCCATTTTCATCCGAAGGCAGTACGAGGAGATTGTCGCCCCGGATCCAGAGCGTCGCTGGGTGATCCCAGAATGCTTCCCGCCTGCCTACAACCAGGTCCTGCTCAACAGCATTGAAATGTTCTTCAAGCTCCTTCACTGGAAGCTCAAGAACAAGAGCAAGAGCATCAACCTCCGCCAGACCGATatcctcgaggtcgagtggCCCTTCCTTTATGATGCGGCCGAGGCTATTGAGGGTGCAGacctcatcgtcgccgagagCTTGTGCGTCCTCACCAACAAGCTCATCATCCGAGTCATCAACTACTTCGAGACTTCGTTGAGGGTGCCTGTCCGAATCGACGCGACCAACGGCACCAACCCGAAGGCTGTCACTACGCCGGATCACAAAGGAAGAGATCGCGCACCAGAGCCAATGACCACGGAAGAAATGGTTGTCTTCTTCACCAAACTGCTCGACTCTATCAGGATGAGATATCGCAAGCTGCAGCGTTTTGCCCGTCGCCTCCAACAGAGATTCCACAACTCGGCCGAATACATCTTCGAGGACGATGACACAGAGCTCCTCATCCACCAGCTGCACGAGTCTGGCCACTTCCTGGTCTACACAAGCTTGTACGAGGAGCAAGGCACCTACATCTTTGCCGATGGCTCGCTGTGGGACCGCCCAGAAGACGTCAAGCAGTTACTCTTCCGTGTCTTTGCAAACCACCTGCCCGGCACGTACATGAGGCGGATCAACGACACTCTTGGCGAGCAGAGGGGTagcgagtacgacgacgaggaagatgaggacgacgcTCAATATCTCCTCCTGATCTCACCCCGCCAGAACTTTGCTTGGACCGGTGCCGTCATGACTCTCGATGTCGGCAAGGGAgtcaacctcggccttgaggacaGCCGCATCCGCCTGGTTGCCGACGGTCCGACTGGCCGCCTCGCATACTGCAAGGCGTTCTTCATGCGCTCGTTCATCGACCCAGAAACAGAGGTGGCTACCCTGCAGCCACTCTGcatcgtcgagcagcaggcacATCTGCCCAAGGTCAACCACGAGCTCAAGAGGATCTCCAGATCCGCCCACCGTCTATCCGAGTACATCATCGAGTCGGCCACGCTTGTGCGGAGGACGCTACGCGGGGACCCTGGCACGCAAGACCTGATCGAAAACTGGTACCTGTTTGCCAGTGATCACGGTCACAGAGCTGCGGTATACATGGACCACTTGGCATGGGCAAGATTCAGCCGATTGCTCATGAGACTGGCCATTGGCTGGGTGAGCTTCATCTGTGACGACTGTGACCCCACCGATCGCAAGACGTTCCGTTGGACTGTCAACGCGCTTGAGTATGCCATGCTCATGACGAGGGGAAACAACATCTTGCATCTCAACACCAATGAGTTTGCCCTTTTGCGAGCCAAGGTCGCCAGCTGCATGTCGCTCCTGATCAGTCATTTTGACATTCTCGGCGCCCGATCAAGCTTGGAAGCCAAGAAGGAGTCGGAGCGCTTGGAGGGCCTGCGTCGAATGCAGCGCATCTTCGAGAGacccgacgaggacgacttcTTCCTGCCTAGAGCCCCAACGCCCGACAGTGCTTCCAAGATGCAGAGCAGGGCAGAGCGCTCCCTGCGTctggtgcgcgacgagcgcctcgccctcatttccgacctcgagcagcagcgtctgGGCTTGTCGACGGACCAGCACCTTATGGGTCGAGTTCTCGACGAAGAGGTCTCCGAGGACCGCGCTCTCGTCTTCCTtgccgccagtgccagcAACATCTCGCTGCGCTGGCAGCAGGGAGGGTTCATTGGCGGTGGTGCGAATGGCTCGGTCTACCTCGGTTTCAACCTGGACTCTGGCGGCATTATGGCTGTCAAGGAGATTCGCGTGCAAGACATTACCAACTCGCCCGCGCTGTACAAACagatcaaggacgaggcagATGTAAGTTGGGGGCATAATGGACGGGTTACTGACAGCTTCAGGTCATGCAGATGCTCTCGCATCCCAACATTGTCGACTACTACGGCATCGAGGTGCATCGCGACCGTGTCTACATTTTCGAGGAGTACTGCCCAGGTGGCTCGCTTGCCAACCTTTTGgagcacggccgcgtcgaggacgaggacgtgatTATGGTGTACGCATGGCAGATGCTGCAGGGATTGCAGTACCTCCATTCTCAAGGCGTCGAGCACAGGGACGTCAAGCCAGACAGTGAGCTGTCGCTTTTGGACCTGAGCTAAACCCCAGACATTCTCCTCGGTGCCAACTCGGTCCTCAAGTTTGTCGATTTCGGTGCTGCCAAGGTCATCATCAAGGGCAATAGGACGATGGCCAAGACGCGTGCGATTTCCAAGTCCAAGTCTGGTGCTGGAACGGACGCAGGCCCGGCAGTGATGAACTCACTGGCAGGCACCCCAATGTACATCGCTCCAGAAGTCATCAAGGGCGGTGCCGGTAGACTTGGCTCGGCGGACATGTGGTCGATGGGCTGTGTGGTCCTTGAGGTCACGACTGGGTGAGTGGCTCAGCACTGGAGATGGGCGATTACTGACGCGTGACAGTCGCAAGCCGTGGTCCAACCTTGACAACGAGTGGGCCATCATGTTCCACATTGGCATCGCCACACAGCATCCGCCACTCCCAGAGCCAGGACAGCTCTCTGAGCTCGGCATTGACTTTATCGAGCAATGCTTGACGCTCGACCCAGAGAAGCGTCCGACTGCGACAGAACTTCTCAACCACCCTTGGCTTGCGCCGATGCGGGAATACGTGCGTTCGGACGGAGATCTTAGCCGGGCGTATTACTGATGCTCCTCAGACTGTTCCTGACCAGTCACCAGCTGGCTCGAGCCTCCCATCGGCGTTCACCGAAGCGGGCGAGCACTACCCGTCTCCTTTGGGCCAACACGAAGTCGTCGTTGAAGATTACGCATCGTACGCTTCGACGCCGCCTACCTCGACACCACCATTGTCGTCGACcatgtcggcctcgacggcaatTACGACGCCTGCACAATCCCCTCTGGTGCCAGTTGGGTGCCCCAAGCCATCCTCATTGTCTGCCTTTGGACCATCAACACTGGCATCCGAGGATCCTGGCCTGCCTGATTAGTTGTGGCAGGCgaggtgttgttgttgtccaTCACTCTCTCTGGCTTGTTTTCCCCTCTATCCATCATACCCTTCAACCCCTATCCACGTATCTCTTTCTATTCGCTTCTATTCTCATCTCTCGTGTAGTGATTGTGTTGTGTTTGTAAGGAGGCGACAGGGCAAAGCAATAGGAAGTCACAAGTTGCAAAGTATGGCATGCCACAGAGGCAATCACCGCTTGAATTTCCGCCATTGTTGAGTgaggccgccagcgccgcctaGCGAAGGGGGGGGACAATGCGGGGCGGCGTCAATGGTGGCGCCAGTGGCCGAACGACGGAGCGCGTCACATAACGGACAGGTGGTCGCGTGGTGCctggcgaggtgggtgaagAATTAATTTGATTCCGTCAGCCCCTCTGGTTCCTTGGTGCTGGAAAGTTGGTGCCACTGCAGGACCAGATTGGGGAGCAGCCCTAGTGCTGGTGCCACCTctgctcgctggctggctggctgccagGTTGCCTGCCAAATACCCACCGCTCAACTTCTCTTTCTTCTCAACTCTTACAGAGTTGAATCAGTTGCATCTAACAGGTAAGTGGTTCAATGGCTCTGGGTGGCAACAatcaacgacaacaacgacgacacgcaCTGCACACCATTGTCCTCCCCCTCACACACAACCCTTATCCACACGCCGTCACCGTCGCACGACTCGCGACGACCACCAACCCACACAAAGCGTGACTCTTAGCGGCGAATTTTCTTCATCACGTCCCCCCCATCCATCCCTGCCTGCCAAACAAGTCAAGTGACACGCGCTGACCACCACACCTTCCTTTGCATCACTCATCCATCTGCACACCCGTCTGCTGCATATAACTCGTCCCATTATCTCGCTTTCATGGTCTCTTCAATCCGGGCAGCCTCCTAAAAAACCCACGTCAACGCTTCGCTAAATACTACGTGGACGAGCCCACCCAAAACCCGAAAAACCAAAACTACCAACCCAACACTCCAAAATGTCGTCCGAgaccgctgcccccgccgccgccgcgccggccacctcgccttcccccgccgccgcgcccatccCGGCCACtcaggccgctgccgctgctgctgccgccggtgctgcggccgccgctgccggcggcaacgcgcAGCCTGCCCCTACCTCGACCACCGGCGCCCAGCAGCCTGGCAACAGCGCCTCGCTCTACGTCGGTGAGCTCGACCCCTCGGTCACTGAGGCCATGCTCTTCGAGATCTTCAACATGGTCGGCCCTGTCGCGTCCATCCGTGTCTGCCGTGACGCGgtgacgcgccgctcgctcggctaCGCGTACGTCAACTACCTCAacgctgccgacggcgagcgtgccctcgagcacctcaaCTACTCTCTTATCAAGAACCGCCCCTGCCGCATCATGTGGTCGCAGCGTGACCCCGCGCTCCGCAAGACTGGCCAGGGCAACATCTTCATCAAGAACCTTGACGACAAGATTGACaacaaggtgggttggggaAAGGAAGGGAAGGTTGTGGGGATGGTTTTGTTGACAGACAATAGGCTCTTCACGACACGTTTGCCGCCTTCGGCAACATCCTTTCTTGCAAGGTCGCCACTGACGAGAACGGCAACTCGCGCGGTTTCGCTTTCGTTCACTACGAGACCGGTGAGgctgctgacgccgccatcAAGGCCGTCAACGGCATGCTCCTCAACGACAAGAAGGTCTACGTTGGCCACCACATCTCGAAGAAGGAGCGTCAgtccaaggtcgaggagcagcgtGCCCAGTTCACCAACATCTTCGTCAAGAACCTTGACCCCGAGTTCACCCAGActgagctcgaggacctctTCAAGCCCTTCGGCGAGATTGTCTCGGCTGCCCTCGGCTCGGACGAGGCTGGCTCCTCCAAGGGCTTTGCCTTTGTCAACTTCACCTCTCACGAggctgcccgcgccgccgtcgacgaggtcaacgaCCGTGACATCAAGGGCCGCAAGGTCTtcgtcggccgcgcccaGAAGCGTGCCGAGCGTGACGAGGAGCTCCGCCGTGTCcacgaggagcgccgccTTGAGAACGAGTCGAAGAACGCCGGCGTCAACCTCTACGTCAAGAACATtgacgacgagtgggacgacgaccgcctcCGCACCGAGTTCGACTTTGCCGGTACCATCACCTCGGCCAAGATCAtgcgcgacgacaagggTGTCTCGCGTGGCTTTGGCTTCGTCTGCTTCTCGCAGCCCGACGAGGCTACCCGTGCCGTCCAGGACATGAACGGCAAGATGATCGGCACCAAGCCCCTCTACGTCTCCCTCGCCCAGAAGAAGGAGGTTCGTCGCCAGGCCCTCGAGTCGCAGATGCAGCAGAGAAACGCTCAGCGTCTCCAGTACGCCGCTGCCAACGGCATGGGTGGCCCCCAGGGCTACATGCAGGCTGCCCCCATGTACTACCCCCCCATGGGCCCTTACGGTGCCCCCATGATGCCCGTTCGtggcggtgtcgtcggctACCCCGGCGCTCCCCCCATGATGGGtgcccgccccgctcgctACCCTCCCTCGGGTCAGCCCGGTGCCCCCGTGCCCATGGGCTACATGCCCCCCAACGCTGGTGGCCCCTACCCCGGCATGCCTGCCAACTACCCGGTCCGCCCCGCTGGCAACGCTCGTCCTCCCACCGCTGCCCCCGGTGGCGCTCGCCCCAacggctcgtcgcccgtcgcTGCCCAGCAGAACCTGCCCCGCGGCCAGatccccgcccgcccccaggttgacgccgcgcctgcccccgccgccaacaccCTCAACGCCCAGACCCTTGCCCgcgcctctgccgccgagcagaaGCAGATGCTTGGTGAGGCTATCTACCCCCTTATCCACGAGTCGCAGCCCGACCTTGCCGGCAAGATCACCGGCATGCTCCTCGAGATGGAcaacgccgagctcctccacCTGGTTGAGTCGCCCGCTGCTCTCCAGGAGAAGGTTGACGAGGCCCTCCGTGTCCTTGAGGAGTGgagcaaggccgacgaggaggccgccaaggccgatgCCGAGAAGGCTGAGAAGGCTGAGAAGGCtgaggagaaggccgagtaAGCTCTTGCTTACCCCCtttctccttcttcttgacgCGATCCCCCACCCCCTTATCTATCCTTTATTCTCCATGATGCCCTTCTGTATCCTTCCCGCCTAGACCCTGGCTCCTTCGCCTCTCGTGGACCGAGCGCAAGTTTGTGTGGTGTGTACGTTTGAGGGGGGCTGATATGCAACGATATAAGCTCTGAGGGTGTGATGGGAGGTGGCGACGCCACTGTGACGATTTGAACAAGCTGCATCCAAAAAAACAAGAGGACAATATACTAAAACCTGGTGACGTCGCGGCCAAAGAAGTAGGCGAGGGTCCAGTACATTGGTACGAGGATCTGGTTGCGCCACGACATGCTGAGGGTCATGTAGTAGGAGCGCCAGATGAACCACGCGGCGAAGCTGGGGCGTTAGCGGAGTGGTCAACGTCGAACCAACTCACCCAGACAGCTTGGACTTTGGTCCCTCGACGGTAGATCCCGAGCGGTCGACCAGCGCCTGCCGGCAGTCAGTCTCGCGAGCCCTTGCTTGTCGCAGTGACACCGCACGCACCTGCTCCTTGCCGACAAACACCATGCTGCCCTTGTTCTTCCAGCTGAATGGCCCGATCGACTCCGGGGCCTTGCCCATTGAGAGACGCTTGAACTTCTTGTGCATGTAGTGGGCCATCTGGGACGCGACCTGCGCCGTGGCGGGGAGGCGTTGCCCGCTGTCCGGGGTTGAGTTGTCGCCGACCGCGAAGACGTGCGGCATCGGCTTGCCTTGGTCGTCGATCACGCGGAGGTACGGGTCGACGTGGATGCTGGGCGTTAGCTGGGGTACAGGCTGCGGCACGTACGAGTGTGTGTGCGGGTCCTTGGACACGCCCTTGAGGCTATTAACGAACGGGTTGACGCTCAGGCCGGTCGACCACACCAGCATGCCGTActgcacgcgctcgacggtcccgtcggccttcttgagctcgatCCAGTCGGGGCCAGCAGCGAGGATGTGGCTGTTGCCGCGCACcgtgacgccgtcgcgcgcaaACTTCTTCTCGGCATAgtggcgcagctcgccgtcaaAGCTCATGAGGATgcccggcgcgacgtcgtaCAGCGTGATGCTGGCCAGCCCCCGCAGACGGGGGTACAGCcggtcgacgtcctcggtgaTAAAGTCGcacagctcggcggcgaacTCGACGCCCGTGGGTCCGCCGCCTACCACGCGGAAGGAGAGCAGCGCGCgacgctcgtcgtcggtgatgTTGGGCTCCGAGGCGAGTTCGAGGCATTGCCTAAGGGAGCGGCGTCAGCCGCGACCGTCCGTTCGATCGAGTGGGCGAGCCAACGCCCAAACCGCGCCACTTACAACAGCCGCAGCCTGATCCGCCTGGCATCGCGCACATCCTTCAAGAACatggcgtgctcggcgacgcccgGAGTCCCAAACGATGCGGACCGGCACCCTGTGGCgatgacgagcgcgtcgtacgGGATGTCATAGTTCTTGCTGAGCTTCTGCtcgggcagcagcgcgacgtcggTCGCGTCCGACTTGTCGCGCTGGACCTTTGTGTGGTCGgagagcgaggcgggggcgacggtgACGGTCTTGTTGGCAAAGTCTACGCGGCGTGCGTTAGCACGCCGTCTGCCGGGTGATGGCCATGGGCTGGTAGGCGATGCCACTCACCAACGCTCTCAGCACGCGCCTGCGCATACTCGACCCCCTCGATACTCCGCACCGGCTCGGTCGCGCACCGGAACTCGAGCGTGCCGGTAGTTGTGGAGGCGAGGAAGGGCGTGAAGGAGAAGTACGAGTTGGGGGAGACGACCGTGACTGAGAAGCAAGTGAGCGGTGAGCGGCGGGGAGCATAGCGAGCTGCCGCGGGCTTGAGCTGGGGCGAGGTGTGAGAGAGCGAAGCCAGGCCACGGGTACGTCGAGCAGCCGGCGA encodes the following:
- the wis4 gene encoding MAP kinase kinase kinase wis4 codes for the protein MADRSSPLANQLPIAGEPSSSASSSTSKPRRKVRMFAAPSPESSTHDELPKEPPTGDDQPSSSGHMRSSSYSGQPTNPPSRIPSLTSSAPKLNRSATYTRGAASANAAPPPTPGLSEYEQWKIKYAGGGSGQHQRTSSLRRKPALRDPYARLDNDDAGYSRGVDDWHSDYDDDDDLDRPTPVKALVADAVRYATGKGDGQLPTPSGVVGVGVGQPKSLILTSPPPDAAGPETAEGKERLEWQSMLASVLGGDILRGESSRIGVERPSSESFRKALSQSLWWQIRARLRNRSEEEEKRIVQARRNKIVDTVLEEIDKFTFDETSNVSPIDQVAYILEKLAIVESLYPHQAALRQDKPLYDSESFQARIDALSAWYSVVVQLKAQLLILQKWTGTDDLDITRPNTTKEKALVGKSRYHPLDSKGLAQAQNDLAADDSTFVDRILKEDSLRRTFEKRVFVHQIALIQNAKQTVISYSPVFADLKIPTFQYELERIISFPGRLIIEALKTRLSAAERLSDPDLIIIDDMAESLRTSVALAIFIRRQYEEIVAPDPERRWVIPECFPPAYNQVLLNSIEMFFKLLHWKLKNKSKSINLRQTDILEVEWPFLYDAAEAIEGADLIVAESLCVLTNKLIIRVINYFETSLRVPVRIDATNGTNPKAVTTPDHKGRDRAPEPMTTEEMVVFFTKLLDSIRMRYRKLQRFARRLQQRFHNSAEYIFEDDDTELLIHQLHESGHFLVYTSLYEEQGTYIFADGSLWDRPEDVKQLLFRVFANHLPGTYMRRINDTLGEQRGSEYDDEEDEDDAQYLLLISPRQNFAWTGAVMTLDVGKGVNLGLEDSRIRLVADGPTGRLAYCKAFFMRSFIDPETEVATLQPLCIVEQQAHLPKVNHELKRISRSAHRLSEYIIESATLVRRTLRGDPGTQDLIENWYLFASDHGHRAAVYMDHLAWARFSRLLMRLAIGWVSFICDDCDPTDRKTFRWTVNALEYAMLMTRGNNILHLNTNEFALLRAKVASCMSLLISHFDILGARSSLEAKKESERLEGLRRMQRIFERPDEDDFFLPRAPTPDSASKMQSRAERSLRLVRDERLALISDLEQQRLGLSTDQHLMGRVLDEEVSEDRALVFLAASASNISLRWQQGGFIGGGANGSVYLGFNLDSGGIMAVKEIRVQDITNSPALYKQIKDEADVMQMLSHPNIVDYYGIEVHRDRVYIFEEYCPGGSLANLLEHGRVEDEDVIMVYAWQMLQGLQYLHSQGVEHRDVKPDNILLGANSVLKFVDFGAAKVIIKGNRTMAKTRAISKSKSGAGTDAGPAVMNSLAGTPMYIAPEVIKGGAGRLGSADMWSMGCVVLEVTTGRKPWSNLDNEWAIMFHIGIATQHPPLPEPGQLSELGIDFIEQCLTLDPEKRPTATELLNHPWLAPMREYTVPDQSPAGSSLPSAFTEAGEHYPSPLGQHEVVVEDYASYASTPPTSTPPLSSTMSASTAITTPAQSPLVPVGCPKPSSLSAFGPSTLASEDPGLPD
- the PAB1_1 gene encoding Polyadenylate-binding protein, cytoplasmic and nuclear, which encodes MSSETAAPAAAAPATSPSPAAAPIPATQAAAAAAAAGAAAAAAGGNAQPAPTSTTGAQQPGNSASLYVGELDPSVTEAMLFEIFNMVGPVASIRVCRDAVTRRSLGYAYVNYLNAADGERALEHLNYSLIKNRPCRIMWSQRDPALRKTGQGNIFIKNLDDKIDNKALHDTFAAFGNILSCKVATDENGNSRGFAFVHYETGEAADAAIKAVNGMLLNDKKVYVGHHISKKERQSKVEEQRAQFTNIFVKNLDPEFTQTELEDLFKPFGEIVSAALGSDEAGSSKGFAFVNFTSHEAARAAVDEVNDRDIKGRKVFVGRAQKRAERDEELRRVHEERRLENESKNAGVNLYVKNIDDEWDDDRLRTEFDFAGTITSAKIMRDDKGVSRGFGFVCFSQPDEATRAVQDMNGKMIGTKPLYVSLAQKKEVRRQALESQMQQRNAQRLQYAAANGMGGPQGYMQAAPMYYPPMGPYGAPMMPVRGGVVGYPGAPPMMGARPARYPPSGQPGAPVPMGYMPPNAGGPYPGMPANYPVRPAGNARPPTAAPGGARPNGSSPVAAQQNLPRGQIPARPQVDAAPAPAANTLNAQTLARASAAEQKQMLGEAIYPLIHESQPDLAGKITGMLLEMDNAELLHLVESPAALQEKVDEALRVLEEWSKADEEAAKADAEKAEKAEKAEEKAE
- the DDB_G0270104 gene encoding putative NADH dehydrogenase; the protein is MLPLTTTRASATSLRHLVAHPLRRHASTSTSTPATAPLASFMSSTTVIERKGRIVILGSGWAGYNLARKIDKSFYDVTVVSPNSYFSFTPFLASTTTGTLEFRCATEPVRSIEGVEYAQARAESVDFANKTVTVAPASLSDHTKVQRDKSDATDVALLPEQKLSKNYDIPYDALVIATGCRSASFGTPGVAEHAMFLKDVRDARRIRLRLLQCLELASEPNITDDERRALLSFRVVGGGPTGVEFAAELCDFITEDVDRLYPRLRGLASITLYDVAPGILMSFDGELRHYAEKKFARDGVTVRGNSHILAAGPDWIELKKADGTVERVQYGMLVWSTGLSVNPFVNSLKGVSKDPHTHSIHVDPYLRVIDDQGKPMPHVFAVGDNSTPDSGQRLPATAQVASQMAHYMHKKFKRLSMGKAPESIGPFSWKNKGSMVFVGKEQALVDRSGSTVEGPKSKLSGFAAWFIWRSYYMTLSMSWRNQILVPMYWTLAYFFGRDVTRF